The region ctcccccaccacacacccaCCTTTGGCCCTCTGGCGTGAGATCGAGCATCTCCTGGACCACTTCCTGGGAGAGAGTGGCCCTGGTCTCCCCCTTCTGCTCCTgacttctctgtctccctctccctctggcctgcagagctCCTTCTTTGACCTTGCCCACTCTGTCATATGCTCGTGCCCTTGTGCACCAGGTAAATCACCCAGGCCCCTCTGAGCACCCTGGTGATGTGGGTGGGCAGAAGGGACAGCTGTCATCCAgtccctccccacagcccctcccATTCTCACGGCCCAGCTCTGGCTTTCCTTCAGGGGCGTCCCCTGTGTAAGGGAGGCcggtgaggggtgggcagggatCTTGGGACGTGCTCTTTTCACTTCATGTCTGTGTCTTTCAACAACAGAGCCCACCACGCCTCTGAAAGCCAAAGAggccacaaagaagaaaaagaaacagtttgGGAAGAAACGTAAGTGATACTCTAAAGCTGCCCAGCTGGGGTGGGACCTGGGATCAGCTGAGCCTGTGTACCTGGGCGGGGGGCCACTACCCAGATCAGTCACACTCTTCATGGCCCCACCTCTCCTTTGCCCCTTGCCCCATGAGCCTATCCATCACCCTGTGTCTTAGGGACCCGGATCACAATTAGGGAGTCTTCTGGTCTCTGGCAATGGTCAGGATGCtgaggaaaagaaacaagaggcTGTATGGGTTGGAGCAGGGGTCGCGGGTGGCCTGGTCTCTGAGGCCTTGTGCAGTTGCGGTGTATGAGAGTAAAAGATTTAAGAGCAAACAGACGGAAGTCATTCTCTCATGACCCCCAGGGGGAGGGAGCAAGGGTGACCCCCGAGCATAGGGACCTCTCACAGGCCGACCCAACCTCAGCAGACCCCAGGCTGAGCTGCAGTGAGCTGGGCTCCCCGACGTGGTCTCCGCAGAAGAGAGGATGTCCCGAAAGGGAACAGAGAGGAAACAGACACGGTCCCTGGGCAGGGTTAAGATCCTGTGAGGGTGTGGCATGGATCAAGTGACAGGACCCTGTGCCGTTGAGAATCAGGGCTGGGAAAATCACGCTGTAGACGTGAAGAAAGTGAGGAGCAGAAACAGGAAGCTTAACCaccatggtggggtgggggcactaATCCGTTACTGGGGAGAAGCTCTGAGCCTTGGGCACACAGCCCTGAGGGGTGAGGTCAGAGTTTGGGCCTTGGTCCTCCCCGGCTGATACCTTCCCCTCTGCTGGGCTGCCGGACCACTGTTTCATGTGGATACAGCCCTCGCCTGGattgaattctgtttttattccaaGGAAAAAGAATACCACCGGCCAAGACGCGGCCCCTCAGACAGGGGTCCAAGAAGGCCCTGCTGGAGGAGGACCTGCAGGCGGCGGCGAAGGTGCCATCGGAGCCCACTCCTGATGAGAGTGAGAGCTTCCCGCACAAGGCTGGGGCCGGTGGGCGGCTCCATGCTTAGAGGCCggtcctctccttccccacctgggCACAGAAGAGCAGAGTCAGGCTTGAAGGGCATTTTCTGGGCACCGAGTAGCCTTTCTCAGACCACTGGgcccagagggcttcccagacaCCCGCCCCCAGCTCTGAATGGAGCCGAGCACTGGcctggccctccccaccccaaccccagcccaTGCACTTAGCAGGGTGGGCTGCCTGCCAGGCTGGTGGGACAGGGCCCTAGGCCTTGGCTACTGCCTGCCCCACAGAGGGGAAGGGGCTCTCCCTGCCACACCCCAAGGGCCCCTGTCTGTAGGAAGCCCggttccttctccagatcttgaGCTCCATGCATCTCTCCTTCTTGCCCTGCACCTCTCTTCCTCTTCAGTCATCACTGTGCGTGTGAAGGAAGAGCACTTGGACGTGGCCATGGCCGACAAGACCCCGAGTCCGGAGCTGCCTGTCCCGGTCGAGAacatcaaacaggagatggatgACTGAGCCTTCCTCGTTGCCAGCCAGAAGCCAGCCTAGGGCGCCTCTCTCGCCACCAGGCCAACCTACTTTACTTTGGAGACTGAGCCTTTTTGCATAAATTTTGCCTGGTACTGTGGGGGCCAGGCACCCAAGGATCAGCCAGGGTCGCCTCTGGCCTCCTCTCCAGCAAGGCCATGAGACGGGGGCCACCTGTGAGCAGCTCCCTCTCCAGCGAGAGCTCCTGAGGCTCTTCCTCACTCGTCCCCTCCACTCCCCCACACTGCTCCATTGGCCGGGGGGGGCTACACATGGCAGACAAGTTGGCTAATGGTTAGGCCTGCGCAGATCTCGAGGTGGGGACAGTAGTCACCTGACAGACGTGAGTGGTGTCAGGGGTACAGCCTCTGCCCCAGACACCATGCGGAATGGCCCCTGCTGCCTGGGTTGGGGCTCTGCTCTTCCTGGCACCCCAAGGAGGTTGGGGAGCCCTGTACCGGCGCCCAGCTCTGGCAGCAGCTGAGCAGCAGTGACCGTCACGTAGGTCCCAGTGACTTGTGAGGTGGCCTTGATCTGTTTTTCCTTGGCATGAGTACTGATTGCATTTCCAAGAGGAGCAGAGGCAAGGTCTGCCCCCTAGGAAAGGGAGCTTGCCAGGGCCTCAGGTGGGGGAGACCACACCAGTCCCTATGCCATGGGAAGGGGGGTGGGTCTgggtgtgtgcacacgcgtgcaAGCATCCCCTGAGAGAGAAGGTGCCACCATTGTTGAACTTGACCCACTCTGGAGCCCAGCTGGACTAGGAcctgtccttttctttctcccttcctctgttAACCAGGAACAGGTCTGGCCTTGCCAGAAAGTCTTGGGGCCTCGACACGGGATGTCCGCCCTGCTGGCTGACGTGGCCCTGAAGGAGCTCCTGGAGGCAGGGACATGCTTCTTGGTCCTTTGCCTCACTGTGCGTGTCCTTAACTCCATAATAGATTTTGATTCTGCTGCTCCTCTGAAAGTACATTCTAGAAGTTCACCTAGTGTCTGCCCACATTTCAGCTGCTTCTGTTCCGCAGTTAAGTCTCCTTTGAAGCTGTCTTCTCCCTCTGACCCACCGTCTCTTCAGGAGACCTGGGACCTAAGTGGTAACAGGCTGCTGTCCTCAGCCCCTCTTGCCCTCCACCACGTGTTTGAGTAGAGACAGCATGGCTGGGTGTGTCCCTGTGTTACCCTGTAATAGCTGCCACAGTCCGTGCCTGCCAGATGGGATGCTGACCTTGGGTGTGTAGAGGACCCTACTGTTAGATGTCATCCCGGAGATGGGCGACCAGCCCAAGGGGAGCCAATTTCAGTTCAGAGAGAACCAGATCTTCTGTCCTTTCCTAAAGGCACTGTGCAGGCTCAGGTGGAATAGAAACGAGGCCTAGGAAGCCCCCTCTTGCAGCCTGAACTCCCCTAGATGTGACAGGGGCCgtgcctcccctcaccccacctcatGGTGATGGGTGGGTCAGTGGAGGAAGGTGGCTGACAGTAGCGTGCAGTTCCACAGCCTGCTCGCATGGCCTGCCTTTGTTGAGGGTGATTGCCCAGCTGAGAAGAATCATTGTCCCCTCTGCTCTTCCCTTTAAAGGATCAAGTTCTGACTGAAGAGCTGGGGTGATGGGACTTGTTTGACCttcagttttgcttcttcctgaGTGAAGAAGTTGATGCCCACAGTGCGTGAGCACAGCACGTAGGGCTAGGGGACAAGTTTAGCTGCCGATCCAGCCCCAGATGGGCTTCCCACACTTAAATCCTCTGAGATGATTAAATCCCTTTCTTGCTGCAGTCAGTCCGTGTTCCTTCTGTTCTGAGACGCCACCCCACCAGGTCGGCTACAGAGGCGGGGAGAGTTCACCCATGAAGAGTGCAAGACACGTCTCCACAGCAGACACCGTGGTACTTGTCTCTGCCACTCCCCTCCAGGACCCCGGGCTCCCCAGAGGCCCAGCCCATCTTCACGCCCCTCGTGACCAGCATGAAGGTGCCCTCAGCGAGCATGTGACCAAGTGTACACACATCCCTGGGCCCTGGAGGTTAGTCAGGCACAGATGGACGTGTTGACCTCCAGGACGTTTTAACTCAAAGCACAGAATGAACCTTGGCCCTCCACTGCCCTTGCCATTGGATGGGACGATAAGTCTTCAAGTTCCACAGCAGTGGTGGGGGTcgtggagggagggggaaacaCCTGAAGGCTGGAAGATGTCCTGAGGAACAGAAGCCTCTCCACTCCTTGCCCCACTGCCCGACGGCCTGCAGTGAGCACCTCTCTGGGGCAAACACTGGTGGAACCCCCTGCACTTTCCTTTACTGTCACCCCATTGGCCCCTTGGCTGCTTGAGGGATGGGGAAGCAAGGGAATTGGCGTTTGTGACAGCCTCATGCCAGACTAGTTTACAAGTGTTCACACCACTTACTTCATCCTTGATCCTGTGAGGACATGGTGACTTTATTTTACATGTAAGAGAAAGAAGGCTCATTAAAGTTCAGTAACTTGGTGGCCTAAGTTGACAAGAAATGGCAACAGGGGGATTAAACCAGCTTGTCTTGGCCAGGTCACAAGACTCGGTGGCTTCAATCTGGTGAGCAACCCAACGCAGAACATTCTGCCAGGGATCAGGGCCTGTGTCCTTCAAGGCCTTTGTATTCCTGGGAGGAAGCAGCTACTTTAAATAGAAGTAGAAATAaatcctagggcttccctgatgacttagtagtaaagaatctgcctgccagtgcaggagatgctggcttgatccctggtctagggagatcccacatgctgcaggccaactactgagcctgtgctctagaacccaggagctgCAACCCAGCCCACGGGCAGctaactgctgaagcccaagagccgccacaagagaagcctgcacacctcaagAAGAGGAGCCCCCATTTGCTGCAATTCGAGAAAAACCTGTGCAgccaagaagacccagcacagccaaaataaaagaaacccctggtgtgatcactcacctagagccagacattgtggaatgtgaagtcaagtgggccttagaaagcatcactatgaacaaagctagtggaggtgatgaaaatccagttgagctattttaaatcctaaaagatgatgctgtgaaagtgctgcactcaatatgccatcaaatttggaaaactcagcagtggccacaggactggaaaaggtgttttcattccagtcccaaagaaagacaatgccaaagatgcttaaactatcacacaattgcactcatctcacacgcaagtaaagtaatgctcaaaattctccaagccaggcttcaatagtatgtgaacggtgaacttccagatgttcaagctggttttagaaaaggcagaggaaacagagatcaaattggatcactgaaaaagtgacagttccagaaaaacatctagtgctttattgagtatgccaaagcctttgtgtggatcacaacaaactggaaaatttcttaaagagatgggaataccagatcacctgacctgcctcctgagaaatctgtatgcaggtcaggaagcaacagttagaactggacatggaacaacagactggttctaaatagggaaaggagtatgtcaaagctgtatattgtcaccctgcttatttaacttctatgcagaggacatcatgagaaacgctgggctggatgaaccacatgctggaatcaagattgctggtaaaaatatcaataacctcagacatgcagatgataccacccttatggcagaaagcaaagaactaaagagccttttgatgaaagtgaaagaggagagtgaaaaagttggcttaaaactcaacattcagaaaactaagatcatggcatctggtcccatcacttcatggcaaatagatggggaaacagtggcagactctatttttgggggggctccaaaatcactgcagatggtgactgcatccatgaaatttaaaagatgcttgctccttgaaagaaaaattatgaccaacctagatagcatacagTAGatagtagagacattactttgccgacaaaggtccagatatctagtcaaagctttggtttttccagtagtcatgtatggatgacagttggaccataaagaaagttgagcgccaaagaattgatgcttttgaactgtggtgttggagaagactctgagagtcccttggatagcaaggagatccaaccagtccatcctaaaggaaatcaatcctgaatattcattggaagaactgatgctgaagctgaaactccaatactttggccacctgatgcgaagaactgactcatttgaaaagaccctgatgctgtgaatgattgaaggcgggaggagaaggggacgacataggatgagatgattggatggcattaccaactcaagggacatgagtttgagcaaactccaggagttggtgatggacagggaggcctggaatgctgcagcccatggggtcacagaaagtcagactcaactgagcgactgagctgaactgaattatgatcccaattactttaaaaaaaaaaaaaaaaggaattcaacTATATGTTTTGTCAAATGTAATGTCAAGGGGGTGATGGAGTCTGACCCGTGGTGCCAACAACACATCTGTACCCTTGCTCTTCCCACCCCAGCAACAAGTGAGACCCCCGAGATCGGGTGGGAAAAGGCTGAATCGACAGCAAGCCAGCAGTGACCGTCACTGTGGGATTCTCCTGGACACACATCGTCCCGGGAGGCTGCAGCTTAATCAGGCCACTGTCCCAGGGGACAAAACGGCGTGTGGTCATTTCTTCACAAGCCCCATCTGAGCTTAGCCCAGAGCTGGAGAGGGTGGACATCACTCTCAGATGCCACCAGAAATACATCTGGTCCCTGCCCAGATCTACAACCTCATGAAACTGAGACCAAGAGAAAGACCCTTACCACCGTAAGGGCCTTAAAACCTGACCCACCCGAGGCCTCATCGCCCCCACCCCTCGGCCTACCTCGTTCACTCTCTGCCATCTTCCCTTCATGGGGGTCCCCCGGGCGCCAGGCCTGGGGGCCGGGGTCCACTTGGCCTTCCTGGCAGCCCGGCCCCGGCAGGCTTCAAAGACAGCAGCTGCGGCCTTCACCCTCTGGCCACGGGCACTGGGGGGGGTGGCACAGGTGGCCCCCACGCGCAGGTTCAGACCCGCCAGCCACCTGAGAAGAAATGGGGCGGGGAGCCCCCGTGCCGAACTTCCCtgaggacagcaaggaggtccttGGGTTTGGGCACAGTGGGGCCGAGTGGATGAGAGTGGACACACCAGTTAAGTGATCCTGAGCAAGTCAAACCTCAATCCCCTCCCTGTAAAAGGGGGCTGGTAATAAACAGTGGTGGAGGACTGGTGAGCCAAAGCGATGGAGACAAGCTCCTGAATTTAACGTCATCTTACAGTCACCACCAGGAGGTGGACACAGTCACCATCATCCCCTTTACAGATGACTTAACAGCACAGAGAGCCCACGTGGCTCAAGAGGAGACAATCACAGAGGCGGCTTTGAGCCCTGGTCTCTGGGCTCCAGGGCCCTTGCTGCTTTCTTGGGCAATGAGGTACAGTGCTCTCACATGCTGACTAGGTCCACTCGGCTGGGCAGATTCCACCCCCACTTTATGAATGAGGGAACAGAGGCTCAGGGAAACTCACCCCAAGCCCTGTGGGGTAGCTCCCCAGGGAGGGTAGCTGGCCCTGGCAGGATCCTCCCCCACCATAGGTGCTCAAATGGCACCAACCTGGTGTCCCCAGGGAGACGTGGGGGCTTGAGAGCAGCTGGCCCCAGCTGGGGGGTTCAGGTGGGGGTGCTCACCTGTGAAGTGGGAGCAGCTGGCAGTCACAGCGGAAGGGGTTGCCGCTGAGGTCAATGAGCTCCAGCTCGCTGAGACCGGGCAGGGCAGGCAGTGTCTGCAGCTGGTTCTTCTGTAGGTGTAGGCTCCGGAGCCGGGGCCCCAGGCCCGAGAAGGCTCCAGGAGAAATCTGCAGGAAGGCGCCAGGCCCTGGTGTGAGCTCCTGCCGGCCCgtcccagccccaggcctggggagTGGAGAGCCCAAGGCGGGGGCAGGAAGGGCAGTGCTGGTGGAAGACCCAGGCTGGTCCAAGGCCAAAGCACTTGCCCTCTACAAGTCACCCAGACCCCCAGTTCACGGTTCTTTCTGCTAGACCCTATCCCCCACACAATAACAAAAGCCCTGCCCACAAAGCGTGTAACAGCAGGTAATCCCACAGACCCTGGGGAGCTCCCGCCTCCAGGCCTCAGCAGCGTCCTCCCTGCCTCCATGTGGCACTGTGTTCCGGCCTGCTCCATGGCCCACGCCTGAGTTCCTGGGGGCAGGCGCAGTGCCCAGCTCATCTCAGGGCCCTCACGCCCAGCCTCGGGCCCAGCGAGGCAGGGCAGCGGTGTGGGCTGAGAACACAAGCTGCCTCCCCTTGCCCCTTCTCCCCTGCGCCCACCTGCTCCAGGCCACTGCTGTTCAGAAAGAGGTGCTGCAGCGAACGGCCCACAGGCCGGAAGGCGCCATCTCGTAGGGCCCCGAGCGGGTTCCCCGAGAGCTGCAGCTCCAGAAGGGCTGGCAGCCCCTCCAGGGCCTCAGAGGGCACCTCGTCCAGCTGGTTCCTGTCCAGGTGCAGCTTCTCCAGCTCCCGAGCAGGGGCCAGCGCCCCAGGGGACACTCGGGTGAGGCGGTTCCCACTCAGGTAGAGCCAGCGCAAGGCCCGCCCGCCTTCCAGGTCACCGGGCGCCAGGTGGTCCAGGGCGTTGTCCTGCAGGTGCAGGGAGAAGAGGCTGGGCAGGGCGAGCAAGGCAGCCCCTGGCACCCGCACGAAGCGGTTCCGCTCCAGGTACAGGTAGCCCAGGCGGGGGGCCCCCTCGAGGGCGGCAGCGCTGAGGCCAGAAAGCCGGTTGTCCGACAGGTAGAGGTAGAGAAGGCTGTCCAGCCCCGCCAGGGCGCCCGCCTCCAGCTCCGTGAGGCCGCAGTGCTGCAGGTGCAGCGACACGAGGCGGCCCAGGCCCGGGAAGGCCGCTCGGGGCACCACGGGGAAGCGGTTCCGCCTGAGGTCCAGAAGCTGGGTGTCGTTGGGGAAGCCGCGGGGCACGGCCTGCAGGCCCCGGCCCTCACAGCTGCTGTGCCGCGATTCGGGGACGCACACGCAGGTGCGCGGGCAGGGCCCGGCCGCCCCGGCCTCCTCCCCGGAGGCACCGGCAGGGGCGCGGGGCCGCGCGGCCGCCAGCTCGTTGGCctcctcctccgccgccgccCCGAACTCGGGGCAGCGCAGGTCCAAGGGTCGCAGGGCGTCCAGGGCCTCCCCGCGCAGGCGCCGAGGCCCCCAGCACGCGCCGTCCGAGCGCACGCGCGCCCGCGCCAGCCACTCCAGCAGCGGCCGGGCCCGGCAGCCGCACCACAGCGGGTTCCCCTGCAGCCGCAGCCGGCGCAGCTGTCCCGGGCCCTGCAGCGGCGGCAGGGCGTCCAGCTGGTTCCCGCGGAGGTCCAGCGTATGCAGGCGGGGGCAGAGGGCGAAGGCCCGGGCATCCAGGGCCTGCAGGGCCCCATGGTCCAGCCTCAGCTCCCGCAGGCCGGGGAGCGCCAGCCCGTCCTCCTCCCCCGCGTAGGTGAAGGGGTTGTGGCCCAGCTCGAGGCGGACCAGGCCACGGGCCTGGGACAAGGCCATCCCGGGCAGGGCCTGCAGCTCGTTGTGGTGCAGGCTGAGCCGGCGCAGGGCCGGCAGGCCGGCCAGGGCCTCTGGGGCCAGCACGCTGAGCGCGTTGTGCGACAGCTGCAGCCAGCGGGCGCGCACCAGCCCCTGGAACGCCATGGCGGGCAGGTAGACCAGGGCGTTGTGGGCCAGGTTCAGCGTGGTCACCGCGCCCAGCGCCCCGAACGTCCCTGGCCGCAGCTCCTCCAGCAGGTTCCCCGCCAGCTCCAGCCGCTGCAGCGAGCCCAGCCCGTCCAGCGCCTCCTGGGGCAGCGCGCTCAGGCG is a window of Odocoileus virginianus isolate 20LAN1187 ecotype Illinois chromosome 23, Ovbor_1.2, whole genome shotgun sequence DNA encoding:
- the CHADL gene encoding chondroadherin-like protein isoform X2, whose translation is MTGPQSVSLVLLLPLLLPLGPNRCAVAQRCPQACVCDNPRRHVACRHQNLTEVPTAIPELTQRLELQGNMLKEIPPAAFRDLPYLTHLDLRYCQVELVAEGAFRGLGRLLLLNLASNRLSALPQEALDGLGSLQRLELAGNLLEELRPGTFGALGAVTTLNLAHNALVYLPAMAFQGLVRARWLQLSHNALSVLAPEALAGLPALRRLSLHHNELQALPGMALSQARGLVRLELGHNPFTYAGEEDGLALPGLRELRLDHGALQALDARAFALCPRLHTLDLRGNQLDALPPLQGPGQLRRLRLQGNPLWCGCRARPLLEWLARARVRSDGACWGPRRLRGEALDALRPLDLRCPEFGAAAEEEANELAAARPRAPAGASGEEAGAAGPCPRTCVCVPESRHSSCEGRGLQAVPRGFPNDTQLLDLRRNRFPVVPRAAFPGLGRLVSLHLQHCGLTELEAGALAGLDSLLYLYLSDNRLSGLSAAALEGAPRLGYLYLERNRFVRVPGAALLALPSLFSLHLQDNALDHLAPGDLEGGRALRWLYLSGNRLTRVSPGALAPARELEKLHLDRNQLDEVPSEALEGLPALLELQLSGNPLGALRDGAFRPVGRSLQHLFLNSSGLEQISPGAFSGLGPRLRSLHLQKNQLQTLPALPGLSELELIDLSGNPFRCDCQLLPLHRWLAGLNLRVGATCATPPSARGQRVKAAAAVFEACRGRAARKAKWTPAPRPGARGTPMKGRWQRVNEVGKERTGL
- the CHADL gene encoding chondroadherin-like protein isoform X1; the protein is MTGPQSVSLVLLLPLLLPLGPNRCAVAQRCPQACVCDNPRRHVACRHQNLTEVPTAIPELTQRLELQGNMLKEIPPAAFRDLPYLTHLDLRYCQVELVAEGAFRGLGRLLLLNLASNRLSALPQEALDGLGSLQRLELAGNLLEELRPGTFGALGAVTTLNLAHNALVYLPAMAFQGLVRARWLQLSHNALSVLAPEALAGLPALRRLSLHHNELQALPGMALSQARGLVRLELGHNPFTYAGEEDGLALPGLRELRLDHGALQALDARAFALCPRLHTLDLRGNQLDALPPLQGPGQLRRLRLQGNPLWCGCRARPLLEWLARARVRSDGACWGPRRLRGEALDALRPLDLRCPEFGAAAEEEANELAAARPRAPAGASGEEAGAAGPCPRTCVCVPESRHSSCEGRGLQAVPRGFPNDTQLLDLRRNRFPVVPRAAFPGLGRLVSLHLQHCGLTELEAGALAGLDSLLYLYLSDNRLSGLSAAALEGAPRLGYLYLERNRFVRVPGAALLALPSLFSLHLQDNALDHLAPGDLEGGRALRWLYLSGNRLTRVSPGALAPARELEKLHLDRNQLDEVPSEALEGLPALLELQLSGNPLGALRDGAFRPVGRSLQHLFLNSSGLEQISPGAFSGLGPRLRSLHLQKNQLQTLPALPGLSELELIDLSGNPFRCDCQLLPLHRWLAGLNLRVGATCATPPSARGQRVKAAAAVFEACRGRAARKAKWTPAPRPGARGTPMKGRWQRVNEEYKGLEGHRP